The Pyrenophora tritici-repentis strain M4 chromosome 3, whole genome shotgun sequence genome has a window encoding:
- a CDS encoding Ubiquitin-protein ligase, with protein sequence MTTRGQFNTKNPTIKRILKEASELSTSPSSDYHAEPLETNLFEWHFTIRGPPEPSPYAGGIYHGRIVLPSSYPLRPPSFRFLTPTGRFEVNREICLSISGHHEETWQPAWGVRTALVAIRSFMDTDAKGQLGGIECSKNARERMAKESGWTCAVSQAELPTSK encoded by the exons ATGACCACCCGCGGCCAGTTCAACACGAAGAACCCTACAATTAAGCGCATAT TAAAAGAAGCCTCGGAACTATCCACTTCACCCTCCTCAGACTACCACGCTGAACCGCTCGAAACGAACCTATTCGAATGGCACTTTACTATCCGCGGCCCACCCGAACCGTCTCCATACGCTGGCGGCATCTACCATGGCCGGATAGTCCTCCCTTCTTCGTACCCACTCAGGCCACCCTCGTTTCGTTTCCTTACACCCACCGGCCGCTTTGAAGTCAATCGCGAGATCTGTCTCAGCATATCTGGCCATCATGAGGAGACGTGGCAGCCAGCGTGGGGTGTGCGCACGGCCCTCGTTGCGATTAGAAGTTTCATGGATACCGATGCCAAGGGCCAGCTCGGTGGCATTGAGTGCAGCAAGAACGCACGAGAGCGCATGGCCAAGGAAAGCG GCTGGACCTGCGCCGTCTCCCAAGCAGAGTtgccaacaagcaagtaa
- a CDS encoding Tymo-45kd-70kd multi-domain protein — protein MLSRGVKGSKVNKSPDNNDNTTDGNIATTPASVFSISPHMAHKRERLAHVVTGLGQQYCDTSTPMSSSSATDATPSSLSSTTQALTIKKRFRLGLGNRKIHDPSTPPSTADATMVESEAAKTFGMCPSNKLTIDPLTPPATVRSESPNEDTEAVADTSKDTHVTDITHNATHTPTNVTTSVNVRFNTSEDVNNNLDAHDAEMEAALAAMRAAEELLNQRHAAIKQQPNTGKRMKPLDIINKIAGQRASSAPVQVPCDASAIVQPRAQQSTANEAIEAMRRREAMKDLAYFAANGCPSNIAIIEQMNEHFGLQQYDAEGNLLDATFNVHGVTIRASQMPNDSIERLWIGRYNMMKYSAMLVEERALNEEDHEFIVAQILPQERKHLLDPEHFNVYMDSLAEEDIFTMTKAKLIAGAGVTVEEFDKGPHYIRKSGSKSNYHDPDVVGIFEIPQPLMRTITTDYTVPVTQVNLYPHLRTLVEAAVYKKNFWKGYFIPNPRSKLNDFFEAYRLTQENWLLPPSLTNYKRAWTHRESRLLQRGQYICKLLSQYEAKQITDFGIIRAIRATFIPIPGQPCWCAEDLEKFLYHRIVDSGIAISKIPEIILLHPDNDEVFSNPAARDHVREALQARMHFFKAEEAARLHEIQQSRIAFRKAQKKNMSKWARVKAGFKRRFGKKVVVEPFNPFDPSH, from the exons ATGTTGTCTCGTGGTGTCAAGGGCAGCAAAGTCAACAAGAGCCCAGACAACAATGACAACACCACTGACGGCAACATTGCAACCACCCCAGCATCGGTCTTCTCCATTAGCCCGCACATGGCTCACAAGCGCGAGCGGCTGGCGCATGTTGTGACTGGTCTCGGCCAACAGTACTGCGACACCAGCACCCCCATGAGCTCTTCTTCTGCCACGGATGCGACCCCTTCTTCGTTGTCATCTACTACTCAGGCACTTACGATCAAGAAGCGTTTCCGCCTTGGTTTGGGCAACCGCAAG ATCCACGATCCTTCCACTCCCCCCTCTACCGCCGATGCCACTATGGTCGAGTCCGAGGCTGCTAAGACTTTTGGTATGTGTCCTTCGAACAAGCTGACCATCGATCCCTTGACACCCCCTGCGACTGTGCGCTCCGAGTCTCCTAACGAGGATACCGAAGCCGTTGCCGATACCTCAAAGGACACACATGTAACGGACATTACTCATAACGCTACTCACACTCCAACCAATGTCACTACGAGTGTCAATGTCCGTTTCAACACAAGTGAGGACGTCAACAACAATCTTGATGCGCACGATGCTGAGATGGAGGCTGCCTTGGCTGCTATGCGTGCCGCAGAGGAGCTCCTCAATCAACGTCATGCTGCCATCAAACAGCAACCAAACACTGGCAAGCGGATGAAGCCTTTGGATATCATCAACAAGATCGCAGGTCAGAGGGCTAGTTCTGCCCCAGTTCAGGTTCCTTGCGATGCATCTGCCATTGTCCAGCCTAGAGCACAACAGAGTACTGCCAACGAAGCTATCGAAGCCATGCGTCGCCGCGAGGCTATGAAGGACTTGGCCTACTTTGCCGCCAATGGCTGTCCTAGCAACATTGCCATCATTGAGCAGATGAACGAGCATTTTGGGCTGCAACAGTACGATGCTGAGGGCAATCTACTAGATGCCACCTTCAACGTCCACGGTGTCACTATCCGTGCGAGCCAGATGCCTAATGATTCCATTGAGCGACTGTGGATCGGCCGTTACAATATGATGAAGTACAGCGCCATGCTTGTTGAGGAACGTGCCTTGAATGAGGAAGACCACGAGTTCATTGTAGCACAAATCTTACCGCAGGAGCGCAAACACCTCTTGGATCCCGAGCATTTTAACGTCTACATGGATAGTCTTGCTGAAGAAGACATCTTTACTATGACAAAGGCCAAGCTCATCGCTGGTGCCGGTGTTACCGTCGAGGAGTTCGACAAGGGTCCCCATTACATCCGTAAATCTGGCAGCAAGTCCAACTACCATGACCCCGATGTCGTTGGCATCTTCGAAATCCCTCAACCACTCATGCGCACCATCACTACTGATTACACAGTACCAGTGACACAGGTAAACCTATACCCTCATCTTCGCACTCTCGTCGAAGCTGCCGTCTACAAGAAGAACTTTTGGAAGGGCTACTTTATCCCCAACCCCCGCTCCAAGCTCAACGACTTCTTCGAAGCTTACCGTCTCACGCAAGAGAATTGGCTTCTCCCCCCTAGCCTCACCAACTACAAGCGCGCCTGGACTCACCGCGAGTCACGCCTCCTTCAGCGCGGTCAGTACATCTGCAAGCTTCTCTCTCAGTACGAGGCCAAGCAGATCACAGACTTTGGTATCATCCGCGCCATCCGCGCCACCTTCATCCCCATCCCCGGCCAGCCGTGCTGGTGTGCCGAAGACCTCGAGAAGTTCCTCTACCACCGCATCGTAGACTCGGGTATCGCCATCTCCAAGATCCCGGAGATCATTCTCCTCCACCCGGACAACGATGAGGTCTTCAGCAACCCTGCTGCTCGTGACCACGTGCGCGAGGCCCTTCAGGCTCGTATGCACTTCTTCAAGGCTGAGGAGGCGGCCCGTCTCCACGAGATCCAACAGTCTCGCATCGCTTTTAGGAAGGCCCAGAAGAAGAACATGTCTAAGTGGGCTAGGGTCAAGGCGGGTTTCAAGCGTAGGTTCGGCAAGAAGGTGGTTGTTGAGCCCTTCAACCCGTTCGATCCTTCACACTAG